In the genome of Rhodoplanes sp. Z2-YC6860, one region contains:
- a CDS encoding hydantoinase B/oxoprolinase family protein, translating to MKLDTVTLEVLRNALPAVANEMAADLQRTSYNMMIYEVRDYCTALLGLNGELISQNVGGVSHFVADLGVLVTDGLARYGRDGFKPGDVIITNHQAVAGQHLNNVVIYMPYFYKGELLMFLMVRAHWIDVGGTSTGFGAGATVADPWLEGLQLDQLKIYEEGKLSDTLYRVIKDNIRFPESSLGDMKSQMAACRLAARRLDELFDKYGRDTLLAAIDQIFDETERKCRNVVSQLPDGVYEASASIDDDGVLKGEEVPIHVKVTVKGSDMTIDLSGCSAERKAAINSRTYAGARVAYKALTGPLDPVNEGSFRALKVIIPEGNIMMARFPAPMAGWSGIVPTVVDSIVMALGKAMPDRVPAGHHGLLGGAVVFFGTNPETKRRFVVQSLEGGGWGGRPFEDGESGTVSVCQGDVRNGSIEGIELKCPVLVQGRALRTDSCGAGKFRGGLGIDMQVKNLVEGKWNFEMPRRSKRPPWGIEGGTPGEPGGYLLKRPGEKNFTMMGGFHIPVAIGAEAIVRTGGGGGWGDPFERPAEVVANDVAEGLISAAAARKFYGVAVRGDMSLDEKATQKLRTRVGSGRKAKSAKKKPSKGRSR from the coding sequence ATGAAGCTCGACACCGTTACGCTTGAAGTCCTCCGCAACGCGCTGCCCGCCGTCGCCAACGAAATGGCGGCGGACCTGCAGCGCACCTCCTACAACATGATGATCTACGAGGTGCGGGACTACTGCACTGCGCTCCTCGGCCTCAACGGCGAGCTCATTTCGCAGAACGTCGGCGGCGTGTCGCATTTCGTCGCGGACTTGGGCGTGCTCGTCACCGACGGCCTCGCCCGCTATGGCCGCGACGGCTTCAAGCCGGGCGACGTCATCATCACCAACCATCAGGCGGTCGCGGGCCAGCATCTCAACAACGTCGTCATCTACATGCCCTATTTCTACAAGGGCGAGCTCCTGATGTTCCTGATGGTGCGGGCGCACTGGATTGACGTCGGCGGCACCTCGACCGGTTTCGGTGCCGGCGCAACCGTCGCCGACCCATGGCTCGAAGGCCTGCAACTCGACCAGCTCAAGATCTATGAGGAAGGCAAGCTCAGCGACACGCTCTACCGCGTCATCAAGGACAACATCCGCTTCCCGGAATCCTCGCTCGGCGACATGAAATCGCAGATGGCGGCATGCCGCCTCGCGGCGCGCCGGCTCGACGAACTGTTCGACAAATACGGCCGCGACACGCTTCTTGCCGCCATCGATCAGATCTTCGATGAGACCGAGCGGAAGTGCCGCAACGTCGTCTCGCAGCTTCCCGACGGCGTCTATGAGGCATCCGCTTCGATCGATGACGACGGCGTCCTCAAGGGCGAAGAGGTCCCGATCCACGTCAAGGTGACGGTCAAGGGCAGCGACATGACCATCGACCTGTCCGGCTGCTCGGCCGAGCGCAAGGCCGCGATCAACTCGCGCACCTACGCAGGCGCCCGCGTCGCCTACAAGGCGCTGACCGGGCCTCTTGACCCAGTGAACGAGGGTTCGTTCCGCGCGCTCAAGGTCATCATCCCGGAAGGCAACATCATGATGGCGCGCTTCCCGGCCCCCATGGCGGGCTGGAGCGGCATCGTGCCGACTGTCGTCGACTCCATCGTCATGGCGCTCGGCAAGGCGATGCCTGATCGTGTGCCGGCCGGACATCATGGGCTCCTTGGCGGCGCGGTGGTGTTCTTCGGCACCAATCCCGAGACCAAACGGCGCTTCGTCGTGCAGAGCCTCGAAGGCGGAGGCTGGGGCGGCCGGCCGTTCGAGGACGGCGAGTCCGGCACGGTGTCGGTCTGCCAGGGCGACGTGCGCAACGGTTCGATCGAAGGCATCGAGCTGAAGTGCCCGGTCCTGGTGCAAGGCCGAGCGCTGCGCACCGATTCCTGCGGCGCCGGAAAATTCCGCGGCGGCCTCGGCATCGATATGCAGGTGAAGAACCTGGTCGAGGGCAAATGGAATTTCGAGATGCCGCGGCGGAGCAAGCGCCCGCCCTGGGGCATCGAGGGCGGCACGCCCGGCGAGCCCGGCGGCTATCTCTTGAAGCGGCCCGGCGAAAAGAACTTCACCATGATGGGCGGTTTTCATATTCCGGTGGCAATCGGCGCGGAGGCCATCGTTCGCACCGGCGGCGGCGGCGGCTGGGGCGATCCGTTCGAACGCCCGGCAGAGGTCGTGGCCAACGATGTCGCCGAGGGCCTCATCTCGGCGGCCGCGGCACGCAAGTTCTACGGCGTGGCGGTCCGTGGCGACATGTCGCTGGATGAAAAGGCCACGCAAAAACTGCGAACGCGGGTAGGATCGGGGCGAAAGGCCAAATCGGCCAAGAAGAAACCATCCAAGGGGAGATCGCGTTGA